One region of Plasmodium vivax chromosome 7, whole genome shotgun sequence genomic DNA includes:
- a CDS encoding hypothetical protein, conserved (encoded by transcript PVX_099375A), producing the protein MNIWLHTYTLDVPFFLKNVRHTGIEAFGSEYTFSMDGITACKPKKSTIGQYCKSYELTFVEITYAQFAEILNALGKIYRPNSYNFVSKNCNHFCDDLFELLSGKRLFHTFMIYSRLGKLFGNFKNLALCGYINSMELSRSDKEMYVYALKLSRSIIRRNRSAPGKQRSGLHTGVASSLTSNLTGNLTSNLTGALPSNLPPCLTNGLPPLHFNKPSDDYSNQFCSPSPIYIIPYTPYANDSCVGQNVFYGENTFNGPVNCLPDEAQKGVFPNGQFRTVYSISTSGSFSMA; encoded by the exons atgaatatctGGCTGCACACCTACACCCTAGACGTTCCCTTCTTTCTGAAAAATGTGCGCCACACGG GAATCGAAGCGTTCGGGAGCGAGTACACCTTCTCCATGGACGGAATCACCGCTTGCAAACCGAAGAAGTCGACCATCGGGCAGTACTGCAAGAGCTACGAGCTGACCTTCGTGGAAATAACCTACGCCCAGTTtgcagaaattttaaatgccCTGGGAAAGATATACAGACCAAACAGCTACAACTTCGTGAGCAAAAACTGCAACCACTTCTGCGATGACCTCTTCGAGTTGCTCAGTGGGAAAAGACTCTTTCATACGTTTATGATTTATTCTCGGCTGGGAAAGTTGTTTGGGAATTTTAAGAACCTCGCCTTGTGTGGGTACATCAACTCCATGGAGCTTTCCCGCAGCGACAAGGAGATGTACGTCTACGCGCTGAAGCTGTCCAGGTCGATCATCCGGCGGAATAGGAGCGCGCCCGGCAAACAGAGGAGTGGGTTGCACACTGGCGTAGCCTCCAGCTTGACGAGCAATTTGACGGGCAACCTGACGAGCAACCTGACGGGCGCCCTGCCCAGTAACTTGCCCCCCTGCCTCACGAACGGCTTGCCGCCCCTCCATTTCAACAAGCCAAGCGACGACTACTCCAACCAGTTTTGCAGCCCCTCCCCCATATACATCATCCCATATACCCCCTACGCGAATGACTCCTGCGTCGGCCAAAACGTCTTCTACGGGGAGAACACCTTTAACGGCCCTGTGAACTGCCTGCCTGATGAGGCGCAGAAGGGGGTTTTCCCCAACGGCCAGTTCAGAACTGTTTATTCGATTAGCACGAGTGGCAGCTTTTCGATGGCATAA
- a CDS encoding PDI-like protein, putative (encoded by transcript PVX_099380A) codes for MACTNFNSPYQAEKRRTTEDVENTKLESVSAAIDYREMDLILFPEGSLKNINNTVVSEKHLVGKSVALFFSNGSDPKCRAFLPFLQQYYKTINEAGASQKIEVIFVSTDPDRTSFEDHKKHMPWLYIDIADPLTDILKKHFRVMNPYEVPFYGSGPRSDVPCLIVIGSDGREAQLLHICSGRDEGEKGILRWDYRNNVYSLNKKESSF; via the exons atggccTGCACGAACTTCAACTCCCCGTACCAAGcggagaagaggaggacaaCGGAGGACGTTGAGAACACCAAGTTGGAGAGCGTCAGCGCGGCCATCGACTACCGGGAAATGG ATCTGATACTTTTCCCCGAGGggtcattaaaaaatattaacaacaCCGTGGTGAGTGAGAAGCACTTGGTTGGGAAGTCGGTGGCTCTGTTCTTTTCGAACGGGAGCGACCCCAAGTGTAGGGCGTTCCTTCCTTTCCTGCAGCAG TACTACAAAACCATCAACGAGGCGGGGGCCAGCCAGAAAATTGAAGTAATTTTTGTGAGCACGGACCCAGACAGGACCTCCTTCGAAGACCACAAGAAGCACATGCCATGGCTGTACATCGACATAGCTGACCCTCTGACGGACATTCTGAAGAAGCACTTCCGAGTGATGAACCCATATGAAGTCCCCTTCTATGGGTCTGGGCCGAGAAGTGATGTCCCCTGTTTAATTGTTATTGGTAGTGATGGGCGGGAGGCTCAGCTCCTACACATTTGCAGTGGGAGggacgaaggggaaaagggcaTCCTCCGATGGGACTACAGGAATAATGTGTACTCCCTGAATAAGAAGGAGTCATCCTTTTGA
- a CDS encoding protein disulfide isomerase, putative (encoded by transcript PVX_099385A), whose protein sequence is MAEKATRRALHVVPRWALPLLLFLFCGYYVSGAVWEGVTDEEAKNVKHLTHEVELQIYSQHTLNCIALFCNNKEVACKDVYVEFVKAANELASDEIAFVYVDTIALKKTADNFDIQKIPKILTFKDFDPEKGYTFGKKYTKENIVEWFKLLPIPSIEVMEKDHVGKYVEMQKKKGYASIIAFCVKNSDHVHKFFHFGETHSLANLAVGMVYTDQESEVKIEISNGPGATIPSEQIKYNDVYKPQNNVWVSSDILKFASEYMAQFPVVLNYRRTLHKPQRGEIYVYLYGHYGHYSDALYAELAPVMRAHHPQSDEVVDLLGSEQGGNFILVADYREATVDVLFGLLRPKKYIKQLQSEGINAEQLSQAISQFHQKELPQIKKSEKEVKRREQERYQMICANNFESFVLDPKKIVLMFYHVEGCKECKPLFSFWSRVSNFFHLENKYKDVLVATMDAKLNDMADESVDFYPSVAIYPTGSDKLKRKKFLLFPLKLETLIDLVDELMEDVQEDL, encoded by the exons ATGGCGGAGAAGGCCACACGGCGCGCGTTGCACGTTGTGCCCCGCTGGGCGCTGCCCCTGTTGCTGTTCCTCTTTTGTGGCTACTACGTTAGCGGCGCGGTTTGGGAAGGCGTCACAGATGAAGAGgcgaaaaatgtgaagcacCTAACGCATGAGGTAGAGTTGCAAATATACAGTCAGCACACACTTAACTGCATAGCTCTGTTTTGCAATAACAAGGAAGTGGCATGCAAAGATGTGTACGTAGAATTTGTGAAGGCAGCAAATGAGCTAGCCAGCGACGAAATAGCCTTCGTCTATGTAGATACAATTGCACTGAAAAAAACAGCAGATAATTTTGACATTCAAAAAATCCCcaaaattttaacttttaaaGATTTTGACCCAGAAAAAGGATACACCTTTGGAAAGAAATACACAAAGGAGAACATCGTGGAGTGGTTTAAATTACTTCCCATCCCATCTATTGAAGTGATGGAGAAAGATCATGTGGGGAAATACGTCGAaatgcagaagaagaaaggcTATGCTAGTATTATTgctttttgtgtaaaaaattcTGACCATGTTCATaagttttttcatttcgggGAAACCCACTCTCTGGCGAATTTAGCCGTGGGGATGGTGTACACCGATCAGGAGAGTgaagtaaaaattgaaattagCAACGGGCCGGGGGCTACCATTCCCAGTGAGCAgattaaatataatgatgTGTATAAACCGCAGAACAACGTGTGGGTGTCTAGTGACATCCTTAAATTCGCCAGTGAGTACATGGCCCAGTTCCCCGTGGTCCTCAACTACAGGCGCACCTTGCACAAGCCGCAGCGGGGCGAAATCTACGTCTACCTGTATGGCCACTACGGGCACTACTCGGACGCGCTGTACGCGGAGCTGGCCCCCGTCATGCGGGCGCACCACCCCCAG AGCGACGAAGTGGTGGACTTGCTGGGCTCCGAGCAGGGCGGCAACTTCATCCTCGTGGCGGACTACCGAGAGGCGACGGTGGACGTCCTCTTCGGGTTGCTCCGGCCCAAGAAATACATCAAGCAGCTGCAGAGCGAAGGGATAAACGCGGAGCAACTCTCCCAAGCGATCTCCCAGTTTCACCAAAAGGAGCTTcctcaaattaaaaagtcaGAAAAGGAAGTAAAAAGAAGAGAGCAAGAGAGGTATCAAATGATATGTGCAAACAATTTCGAGTCATTTGTTTTAGACCCCAAAAAGATCGTGTTAATGTTCTATCATGTGGAGGGATGCAAAGAATGcaagccccttttttccttttggtcCCGTgtctccaatttttttcacttggaaaataaatacaaagaCGTCTTGGTGGCCACCATGGATGCCAAGCTGAATGACATGGCTGATGAGTCCGTTGACTTTTACCCCAGCGTGGCCATTTACCCCACGG gctCGGACAAactgaaaaggaagaaatttcTGCTCTTCCCCCTCAAGCTGGAGACGCTGATCGACCTGGTGGACGAGTTGATGGAGGACGTGCAGGAGGACCTGTGA
- a CDS encoding sugar transporter, putative (encoded by transcript PVX_099390A), whose product MLYLTKVISNACLAILNCGLCLSATNLARMMLLRDFKICPEEHMKCDKEKWYFATFYFTLYMSAFFGCLISLYFKSTNRRKGLMGIHYLYIIGSLLTIYSSPHIIIFLFSQAFFGLAIGGSVVTASCYILEYAPKEHQKFYGFYIQIFFALGLLISYIFGAMYANMRFSNPKTTYWVLTVLYKLHLALPLLFSVVSLLLFSLVFTLDTPLHLYESKKFKKFDKLKSKMKMDQFDEKEEYHKNERTKEVSLLGKDLTVVDLFQNEVLRKTSFVGMLLCFLYSLNGSFLFFNAIFLFFKAFPTTMANTFVSVGFVLLYLISSIVCTKLIQAYKKKDLLITGLVIQAISAACLVGSYFLEFTSLLHKVMLIVAIASYFVGLSLGFGHMIWTHVFNLFPKECKVVGAFFSYYSLFLGAFLISVLLEFISAKYYSYLFILCLVSLSVSIVSFNKCYKDERVAIARHPSVDD is encoded by the coding sequence ATGCTGTACCTGACGAAGGTGATCAGCAACGCCTGCCTGGCGATCCTGAACTGCGGGCTGTGCCTGTCGGCGACGAACCTGGCGCGGATGATGCTGCTGAGGGACTTCAAGATCTGCCCGGAGGAGCACATGAAGTGCGACAAGGAGAAGTGGTACTTCGCAACGTTCTACTTCACTCTGTATATGAGCGCCTTCTTCGGGTGTCTCATCTCGCTGTACTTTAAAAGCACCAACAGGAGAAAGGGACTCATGGGGATTCACTATCTATACATTATTGGAAGCCTTTTGACGATTTACAGTTCCCCCCacataatcatttttttattttcccaagCGTTTTTCGGGCTAGCTATTGGAGGTTCCGTAGTGACTGCATCTTGTTACATCTTAGAATACGCACCTAAGGAGCACCAGAAATTCTATGGGTTCtacattcaaatttttttcgctctaGGGTTATTGATTAGTTACATTTTCGGAGCCATGTACGCGAATATGCGTTTCTCCAATCCGAAGACGACTTACTGGGTGTTGACTGTGCTGTATAAGCTTCACCTGGCCTTGCCCCTCCTCTTCAGCGTGGTGtctttgcttttattttccctcgTATTCACCCTGGACACCCCCCTACATCTGTACGAATCTAAAAAGTTCAAAAAATTCGACAAGttgaagagcaaaatgaagatggATCAGTTTGACGAGAAGGAAGAGTACCACAAGAATGAGAGGACAAAAGAAGTGAGCTTACTAGGAAAGGACTTAACAGTAGTGGATTTATTTCAAAACGAGGTTTTACGGAAGACCTCCTTTGTGGGTATGCTGCTCTGTTTTTTATACTCTCTTAATGGgtcctttttattcttcaacgccatatttttattttttaaggcCTTTCCCACTACCATGGCTAATACCTTTGTGTCCGTCGGCTTCGTTCTGCTTTACCTAATAAGCTCCATCGTGTGCACCAAGTTAATTCAGGCGTATAAGAAGAAGGACCTTTTAATTACTGGGCTGGTTATACAAGCCATTTCAGCCGCATGTCTAGTTGGCTCCTACTTCCTGGAATTTACATCCCTCCTACATAAGGTGATGCTAATCGTTGCCATTGCTTCCTATTTCGTTGGCTTGTCTCTAGGGTTTGGGCACATGATTTGGACTCAtgtgtttaatttatttcccAAGGAGTGTAAAGTGGTGGGTGCCTTCTTCTCCTACTACTCCCTTTTCCTGGGTGCCTTCCTCATTTCTGTGCTGCTCGAGTTTATAAGCGCCAAGTACTACTCCTACCTCTTCATCCTCTGCCTGGTCTCCCTCTCCGTCTCCATCGTCTCCTTCAACAAGTGCTACAAGGACGAGCGCGTCGCCATCGCCCGGCACCCCTCCGTGGACGACTAG
- a CDS encoding dolichyl-diphosphooligosaccharide--protein- glycot ransferase,putative (encoded by transcript PVX_099395A) → MEEMPPAGRKRPGGMKLITLTLFRLILLLLISAQPLRCERVKLKRVPFDRESARGPLQNKVKKFEESKLVLVSNLPKLSETHGEFLRMFEVEGGNHVGKFVHLGGSGSDALLPEDPAIYDGLVIILDALDDQVVESVTTKYVISFREKKKNVFLSLNRVSGKNGVQFLTRLDIQVYGSGTYVKDLFGTASRKGGAFPEGRITPRDAFYTGEMIRDTPIVNNPSGGNKKKKLLLFQGTAHVMMGKAKQSLEVVTCTQTCLLYDRNGNVMKKTKLGRELSLVSSTQWDNNSRCVFSSSSEIFSDAFFHANGENKEFAREVVAWNFKKSGIVRYDKFKLYRGGGKTGHAAGQPSGGDLLGGTPFFANDLTHLSIDLYELKSNFWVPLKRRDIQYELVKMEVHRRDFLNVHGNADSPTYYKSFHLPNEHGVYKIKIYFHRKGYNVLNLHFFLPVRSPLHYDKNKKVHFSLYPFYAYIYLSLFCFFFFLLVILFDDSGGPAEDGGGRSHGKKDKMD, encoded by the coding sequence ATGGAGGAGATGCCGCCAGCAGGGAGGAAGCGGCCAGGAGGGATGAAGCTGATAACCCTCACCCTTTTTCGCCTaatccttcttctcctcatcaGCGCACAACCACTCCGGTGTGAACGTGTAAAGCTGAAGAGGGTCCCCTTTGACCGGGAGTCCGCCAGGGGACCCCTACAAaacaaagtgaaaaaatttgagGAGAGTAAACTCGTGCTGGTGAGTAACCTCCCGAAGCTGTCGGAGACACATGGGGAGTTTCTGCGAATGTTTGAGGTGGAAGGGGGCAACCATGTAGGGAAGTTCGTTCATCTGGGGGGCAGTGGCAGTGATGCGCTGCTGCCCGAGGACCCCGCCATCTACGATGGGCTGGTGATCATCCTGGATGCCTTGGACGACCAGGTGGTCGAATCGGTGACCACCAAGTATGTGATCAGTTTCagagagaagaagaaaaacgtttttttaaGTCTCAACAGAGTAAGCGGGAAAAACGGGGTGCAGTTCTTAACGCGGTTGGATATTCAGGTGTATGGGAGTGGGACCTACGTGAAGGACCTCTTTGGAACGGCATCacgaaaggggggggcaTTTCCTGAGGGGAGAATCACCCCGAGGGACGCCTTCTACACAGGAGAAATGATAAGAGATACGCCAATCGTTAATAACCCCTccggggggaacaaaaaaaaaaaacttttgcTCTTCCAAGGAACAGCACATGTCATGATGGggaaagcaaagcaaagcctCGAAGTTGTAACCTGCACACAGACGTGTCTGCTGTACGACAGAAATGGCAACGTCATGAAGAAGACCAAACTGGGAAGGGAGTTATCTTTAGTATCTTCCACTCAGTGGGATAATAACTCGCGATGTGTTTTTTCATCCTCAAGTGAAATTTTCTCGGACGCTTTTTTTCACGCAAATGGAGAGAATAAAGAATTCGCGCGGGAGGTAGTTGCGtggaattttaaaaagagcgGCATCGTCCGGTACGACAAGTTTAAGCTgtacagggggggggggaaaacgggACATGCGGCGGGGCAACCCTCAGGGGGAGACCTCTTAGGGGGCACTCCCTTTTTCGCGAACGATTTGACCCACCTCTCCATCGACCTCTACGAACTGAAGAGCAACTTCTGGGTCCCCCTCAAGCGGAGGGACATTCAGTACGAACTCGTCAAAATGGAAGTTCACAGAAgagattttttaaatgtgcacGGAAATGCGGACAGCCCAACTTACTATAAAAGTTTCCACTTGCCAAACGAACATGGtgtgtataaaataaaaatatatttccacAGAAAAGGCTACAACGTTTtaaatttgcattttttcctgcccGTTCGATCTCCACTGCATTATgataagaacaaaaaagtgcACTTTTCGTTGTACCCATTTTATGCGTACATTTATTtgtctcttttttgttttttttttttccttttggtcATTCTGTTTGACGATTCGGGGGGTCCCGCGGAGGATGGCGGTGGGCGCAGCCACGGCAAGAAGGACAAAATGGACTAG